One stretch of Miscanthus floridulus cultivar M001 unplaced genomic scaffold, ASM1932011v1 fs_202_1_2, whole genome shotgun sequence DNA includes these proteins:
- the LOC136530788 gene encoding E3 ubiquitin-protein ligase SINA-like 5: MEKNDGSSSKGMGDVQEQGESSAKRIKCSIEEEAFCCDACTEPLRPPIFQCPEGQFFCSSCCDDDDRRSLGMERAVESILVDCDYAEHGCTEKTAYYYHAKHRLMCPHAPCECPDPGCDFAGKRGELLDHLTAGAGHHNWPSTTFQYWVPFDLRIVERGTHVLRCKNDGQLFLVSVQAAAELPGFAVSLVYVDHRKPTGFQCSVSFSYSARHRGTSTMPVWPLRFTGFRATICVVPNKHWRIQGGLGGLQPPRESDFALILL, translated from the exons atggagaagaacgacggcagcagcagcaagggtATGGGAGATGTTCAGGAACAAGGAGAGAGCAGCGCCAAGAGGATCAAGTGCAGCATAGAGGAGGAGGCGTTCTGCTGCGACGCCTGCACTGAGCCCCTGAGGCCTCCGATATTCCAG TGTCCCGAGGGGCAGTTCTTCTGCTCGTCCTGCTGCGACGATGATGACCGACGAAGCCTCGGCATGGAGCGCGCCGTGGAATCCATCCTCGTCGACTGCGACTACGCCGAGCACGGGTGCACCGAGAAGACCGCCTACTACTATCATGCCAAGCACCGTTTGATGTGTCCGCACGCACCGTGCGAGTGCCCGGATCCCGGCTGCGACTTCGCCGGGAAGAGGGGGGAGCTCCTGGACCACCTCACCGCCGGCGCCGGCCATCACAACTGGCCGTCGACGACGTTCCAGTACTGGGTGCCCTTTGATCTTCGCATCGTCGAACGGGGCACGCATGTTCTCCGCTGCAAGAACGACGGGCAGCTTTTCCTCGTGAGCGTGCAAGCGGCGGCGGAGCTACCTGGGTTTGCCGTCTCCCTCGTCTACGTTGATCACCGTAAGCCCACTGGATTCCAGTGCTCGGTGTCTTTCTCGTACTCTGCGCGCCATCGCGGCACTTCGACAATGCCGGTATGGCCCCTGAGGTTCACTGGTTTCCGGGCCACAATCTGTGTTGTGCCCAACAAGCATTGGCGGAtccagggggggctgggggggctgcagcccccccggGAGAGTGATTTTGCCTTGATATTACTGTAG